One genomic window of Glycine soja cultivar W05 chromosome 9, ASM419377v2, whole genome shotgun sequence includes the following:
- the LOC114368551 gene encoding LIM domain-containing protein PLIM2c-like, which yields MSFTGTTDKCKACDKTVYVVDMLTLEGIWQFQQELSNRYKLLCTCHFLLTWLTCYVVFHEQNCGTAKSSDKQNETHKTPNRLSSMFSGTLDKCSVCSKTVYPLEKMTLEGECYHKNCFRCAHAGCHLTHSSYAALDGVLYCRHHFQQLFMEKGNYHHVLQSANHKKNATQSPDEPAEPAAEGEEEPPKPEESDSEKHTEEKPQNEA from the exons atgTCATTCACAGGAACTACAGATAAATGCAAGGCTTGTGATAAGACTGTTTATGTGGTTGACATGTTAACTCTTGAAG GAATCTGGCAATTTCAGCAAGAACTTTCAAACAG GTACAAATTATTATGCACCTGTCACTTTCTATTGACTTGGCTAACATGTTATGTTGTTTTTCATGAACAAAATTGCGGCACAGCAAAGTCTTCTGATAAACAAAATGAGACG CATAAGACCCCCAACAGACTCTCATCCATGTTCAGTGGAACTCTAGACAAATGCTCAGTTTGTTCAAAAACAGTCTATCCTCTGGAAAAG ATGACACTTGAAGGGGAATGCTATCACAAGAATTGCTTCAGATGTGCTCATGCAGGTTGCCACCTCACACATTCCTCCTATGCTGCCCTGGATGGTGTCCTCTACTGCAGGCATCATTTCCAACAACTTTTCATGGAGAAAGGGAACTACCATCATGTACTCCAATCTGCTAACCACAAGAAGAATGCCACACAATCTCCTGATGAACCTGCTGAACCTGCAgctgaaggagaagaagagccTCCAAAGCCAGAAGAATCTGATTCTGAGAAACACACAGAAGAAAAGCCTCAAAATGAAGCATAG
- the LOC114425236 gene encoding serine/threonine-protein kinase RIO1-like, with the protein MAAPGTEEAVSCVSNSTHSAMENDDEHKLHNHTEQVQEQEQEENEEEEEVWSSSDSEIGEALDWLDSKEEAEGSSFSLTLWRPNAHGGHHHHSSTLQPLANRNQKFSHHIRASPLEEWEGRMNVGMSNSVTTAIRGSVRDMAIGKTKTTEKADRATVEQAIDPRTRMVLFKMLNRGVFHDINGCISTGKEANVYHATKSDTQELAIKVYKTSVLVFKDRDRYVQGDFRFRNGYCKHNPRKMVKTWAEKEMRNLMRLKAAGIRCPTPYLLRLHVLVMEFIGKSGWAAPRLKDAALSLDKLREGYVEIIIAMRTLYQKCKLVHGDLSEYNILYFEGHLYIIDVSQAVDPEHPHALDFLREDCVHVSDFFKKHGVAVMTIRELFEFIVDASITDDAVDSYLEEVQQKILARDVSAEDEIADSVFVQSYIPKTLEDVKNAEEDVQRITSGKDTKDLYYQTITGLKHALSLTQTSQQKTQQQKSSPTKDSPVISDDKSNLLEDDAEGQSGKDEDDESGSEEDSCSESEVEDPADIKAARKEARKENKKKVKEEKREARKTKVPKAVKKRKKKLAKAKKTR; encoded by the exons ATGGCGGCACCGGGCACCGAGGAAGCTGTTAGTTGTGTTAGCAACAGCACACACTCAGCGATGGAAAACGACGACGAGCACAAGCTCCATAATCACACGGAACAAgtacaagaacaagaacaagaagaaaatgaagaagaagaagaggtttgGAGTTCTTCGGATTCTGAAATCGGTGAAGCGTTGGACTGGTTGGATTCGAAGGAGGAAGCTGAAGGCTCCTCCTTTTCCCTCACTTTGTGGCGCCCCAACGCTCACGGCGGTCACCACCACCATTCCTCCACTCTCCAACCTCTCGCCAATCGCAACCAGAAGTTCTCCCATCACATTCGTGCTTCACCCTTGGAG GAATGGGAAGGGAGGATGAATGTTGGCATGTCTAATTCTGTGACCACAGCAATTCGTGGAAGTGTTCGAGACATGGCCATTGGGAAGACTAAAACTACTGAGAAAGCAGACCGGGCTACTGTTGAGCAG GCAATTGATCCTAGAACTCGCATGGTTTTATTTAAGATGCTGAACAGAGGTGTCTTTCATGATATCAATGGATGCATTTCAACTGGAAAGGAA GCAAATGTTTATCATGCAACTAAATCTGATACTCAAGAACTTGCAATTAAAGTATACAAAACATCTGTTTTGGTATTTAA ggatagagatagatatGTGCAAGGAGACTTCCGGTTTCGAAATGGATACTGCAAGCATAATCCCAGGAAAATGGTAAAAACATGGGCTGAGAAAGAAATGAGAAATCTTATGAG GCTTAAGGCAGCAGGAATTAGGTGTCCTACGCCATATCTTCTGAGGCTACATGTTCTGGTTATGGAATTTATAG GAAAATCTGGTTGGGCTGCGCCTCGTCTTAAAGATGCAGCTTTATCTTTAGACAAGTTGCGGGAAGGCTATGTTGAG ATTATTATTGCAATGCGGACATTGTATCAGAAATGCAAATTGGTGCATGGTGATCTCAGTGAATATAATATACTTTATTTTGAG GGTCACTTGTATATCATTGATGTTTCTCAAGCTGTTGATCCTGAACATCCTCATGCCCTTGATTTTCTGCGTGAAGATTGTGTTCATGTATCT GACTTCTTTAAAAAGCATGGTGTAGCAGTCATGACAATAAGAGAATTGTTTGAATTTATTGTCGATGCATCCATTACTGATGATGCCGTGGATAGTTACCTAGAAGAG GTGCAACAAAAAATTTTGGCGAGAGATGTGTCTGCTGAGGATGAGATTGCAGACTCTGTATTTGTGCAG TCCTATATTCCGAAGACACTAGAGGATGTGAAGAATGCTGAGGAGGATGTACAACGGATAACAAGTGGGAAGGACACCAAAGATTTATACTATCAGACCATTACTGGACTTAAACATGCTCTGTCATTAACACAGACTTCACAGCAAAAAACCCAACAGCAGAAATCAAGTCCCACAAAGGATTCACCGGTTATTTCTGATGATAAATCTAACCTCTTAGAGGATGATGCCGAGGGTCAATCTGGCAAGGATGAAGACGATGAAAGTGGTTCTGAAGAGGATTCATGCTCAGAAAGTGAAGTAGAGGATCCTGCGGATATAAAAGCTGCTAGAAAAGAGGCTAGGAAAGAGAATAAGAAGAAGGTGAAGGAGGAGAAAAGAGAAGCACGTAAAACTAAAGTTCCTAAGGctgttaagaaaagaaagaaaaagttggCTAAAGCGAAAAAGACCAGATAG
- the LOC114425238 gene encoding pentatricopeptide repeat-containing protein At2g22410, mitochondrial-like, giving the protein SLLLFSNQLKMVNPNLRTDPSTIYNLIKSYALSPSTILKAHNLFQQIHRPTLPFWNIMIRGWSLSDQPNEAIRMYNLMYRQGLLGNNLTYLFLFKACARVPDVSCGSTIHARVLKLGFESHLYVSNALINMYGSCGHLGLAQKVFDEMPERDLVSWNSLVCGYGQCKRFREVLGVFEAMRVAGVKGDAVTMVKVVLACTSLGEWGVADAMVDYIEENNVEIDVYLGNTLIDMYGRRGLVHLARGVFDQMQWRNLVSWNAMIMGYGKAGNLVAARELFDAMSQRDVISWTNMITSYSQAGQFTEALRLFKEMMESKVKPDEITVASVLSACAHTGSLDVGEAAHDYIQKYDVKADIYVGNALIDMYCKCGVVEKALEVFKEMRKKDSVSWTSIISGLAVNGFADSALDYFSRMLREVVQPSHGAFVGILLACAHAGLVDKGLEYFESMEKVYGLKPEMKHYGCVVDLLSRSGDLQRAFEFIKEMPVTPDVVIWRILLSASQVHGNIPLAEIATKKLLELDPSNSGNYVLSSNTYAGSNRWEDAVKMRELMEKSNVQKPSGSSCIEVNCSNSSQDSCFIEHEEKSELNVV; this is encoded by the coding sequence AGTTTGCTCTTGTTTTCAAATCAACTAAAGATGGTGAACCCAAATCTCAGAACAGACCCTTCCACCATTTACAACCTTATCAAATCCTACGCACTTTCCCCCTCAACCATCCTCAAAGCCCATAACCTCTTCCAACAAATCCACCGACCCACGTTGCCCTTTTGGAACATCATGATCCGCGGCTGGTCCCTCAGTGACCAACCCAACGAAGCAATTCGCATGTACAACCTCATGTATCGCCAGGGCCTGTTGGGTAACAACCTCACATACCTTTTTCTCTTCAAGGCCTGTGCTCGAGTCCCCGATGTTTCTTGCGGCTCAACGATTCATGCCCGCGTTTTGAAACTTGGGTTTGAGTCCCATCTCTATGTTTCCAACGCCTTGATTAACATGTATGGCTCTTGTGGTCATTTGGGTCTTGCTCAGAAGgtgtttgatgaaatgcctGAGAGGGACTTGGTTTCGTGGAATTCGTTGGTTTGTGGGTATGGTCAGTGCAAGAGGTTTAGGGAGGTGTTGGGTGTTTTTGAAGCAATGCGGGTGGCTGGTGTGAAGGGCGATGCTGTGACTATGGTGAAGGTTGTTTTGGCATGCACTTCGTTGGGTGAGTGGGGTGTTGCTGATGCCATGGTTGACTACATTGAGGAAAATAACGTGGAAATTGATGTTTACTTGGGGAATACACTGATTGATATGTATGGACGCCGTGGTTTGGTTCATCTGGCTCGTGGAGTTTTTGATCAGATGCAATGGAGAAATTTGGTTTCTTGGAATGCAATGATTATGGGTTATGGGAAAGCAGGAAACTTGGTTGCTGCTCGGGAGTTGTTTGATGCTATGTCGCAGAGAGATGTGATCTCGTGGACTAATATGATCACAAGTTACTCTCAAGCAGGCCAGTTTACGGAGGCCTTGAGGCTTTTCAAGGAAATGATGGAATCTAAGGTGAAGCCGGATGAAATAACAGTTGCCAGTGTGCTTTCTGCATGTGCTCATACCGGTTCACTTGATGTTGGGGAGGCTGCTCATGACTATATACAGAAATATGATGTAAAAGCTGATATTTATGTTGGAAATGCCTTGATAGATATGTATTGCAAATGTGGTGTGGTTGAGAAAGCATTGGAGGTGTTTAAAGAGATGAGGAAGAAGGACTCTGTGTCATGGACTTCGATCATTTCAGGCCTTGCGGTTAATGGCTTTGCAGATTCAGCACTTGATTATTTTTCACGGATGTTGAGGGAAGTTGTGCAGCCATCTCATGGAGCCTTTGTTGGAATTTTGCTAGCCTGTGCACATGCCGGATTGGTTGATAAAGGATTGGAATATTTTGAAAGTATGGAGAAGGTTTATGGACTGAAACCGGAAATGAAACATTATGGATGTGTTGTGGATCTTTTGAGTCGCTCTGGCGATTTACAAAGGGCATTTGAATTCATAAAAGAGATGCCTGTGACTCCAGATGTGGTAATATGGAGGATATTGCTGAGCGCTTCTCAGGTTCATGGAAATATACCCTTGGCTGAGATTGCCACAAAGAAGCTTCTTGAACTGGATCCTTCTAATAGTGGTAACTATGTACTTTCATCTAATACTTATGCGGGCTCCAATAGATGGGAAGATGCTGTTAAAATGAGAGAACTGATGGAGAAGAGTAATGTACAGAAACCATCAGGTAGCAGTTGCATAGAAGTAAATTGTTCAAACAGTTCTCAAGATTCTTGTTTTATTGAACATGAAGAGAAGAGTGAATTAAATGTTGTCTAG
- the LOC114425239 gene encoding K(+) efflux antiporter 2, chloroplastic-like, translating to MSMDMACSLPQSRVLHGGLGTSYRHRSVGQLGCFDFRGRGFGCASFGDSRSVSRLQRSRMNVSACWNNSRVATGREFKVLNTKRSLSCKKNNNLFMVSRVIWSKCQGNDSLAYVNGNGRNVDYVEGSGEDVGLGPVSSAELDATLEEEEGQAERKEGGSEIGLEELSVDELKELLQKALKELEVAQINSTMFEEKVKKISETAISLHDEAVNSWNNVNSTLGTIQEIANEEHTAKEVVQNATMALSLAEARLQVAIESLEAAKEVPDSAQGSNENSGDKDTVDEEQALLVAKEDIKECQANLANCEAELRHLQDRKEELQKEVSKLQEIAEKAQLNAVKAEEDVTNIMLLAEQAVAFELEATKLVNDAEIALQRADKSNSNSNADTIESTQAQDVVVAVPEEEKVVQGFSGDVERDRDLAIDDESVLANLSPETLSDKTSQVLEDKTQSDYLSDNENAVQTKKQEIQKDLTRDSSLAPKALLKKSSRFFSASFFSSAEDGTEFTPASVFQSFVLSVQKQLPKLIFGLLLMGAGVAFYSNRVERNAQLLTQADVIMTSVEEVSSSAKPLFRQLQKLPKKIKKIIASLPHQEVNEEEASLFDILWLLLASVIFVPIFQKIPGGSPVLGYLAAGILIGPYGLSIIRHVHGTKAVAEFGVVFLLFNIGLELSVERLSSMKKYVFGLGSAQVLATAVAVGLMAHYICGQAGPAAIVIGNGLALSSTAVVLQVLQERGESTSRHGRATFSVLLFQDLAVVVLLILIPLISPNSSKGGVGFQAIAEALGLAAVKAAVAITAIIAGGRLLLRPIYKQVAENQNAEIFSANTLLVILGTSLLTARAGLSMALGAFLAGLLLAETEFSLQVESDIAPYRGLLLGLFFMTVGMSIDPKLLVSNFPVITGTLGLLICGKTILVCLIGRMFGISLISAIRVGLLLAPGGEFAFVAFGEAVNQGIMSSQLSSLLFLVVGISMAITPWLAAGGQLIASRFEQNDVRSLLPVESETDDLQDHIIICGFGRVGQIIAQLLSERLIPFVALDVRSDRVAVGRALDLPVYFGDAGSREVLHKVGAERACAAAITLDTPGANYRTVWALSKYFPNVKTFVRAHDVDHGLNLEKAGATAVVPETLEPSLQLAAAVLSQAKLPTSEIAATINEFRSRHLAELTELCEASGSSLGYGFNRIMNKPKSPSPDSLDETPVSEGTLAI from the exons ATGAGCATGGATATGGCTTGTAGTTTGCCGCAGTCAAGAGTGTTGCATGGAGGTCTGGGGACGAGTTACAGACACAGATCAGTAGGTCAGTTAGGCTGCTTTGATTTTAGAGGGAGAGGTTTTGGTTGTGCTTCTTTTGGGGACTCGAGAAGTGTTTCAAGACTGCAGAGGAGCAGGATGAATGTTTCTGCTTGTTGGAATAATTCAAGAGTGGCTACTGGCAGGGAGTTTAAAGTTTTGAATACGAAGAGAAGTTTGTCTTGTAAGAAGAATAATAATCTTTTCATGGTGTCTCGAGTGATTTGGTCGAAGTGCCAGGGTAATGATTCTTTAGCCTATGTTAATGGCAATGGCCGGAATGTTGATTACGTGGAAGGTTCAGGTGAGGATGTAGGATTGGGGCCTGTTTCTAGTGCTGAACTGGATGCAActttggaagaagaagaagggcaaGCGGAGAGGAAAGAGGGAGGGAGTGAAATAGGATTAGAGGAACTGAGTGTGGATGAACTGAAAGAACTATTGCAAAAGGCCTTAAAGGAGCTAGAAGTAGCTCAAATAAATAGTACCATGTTTGAggaaaaggttaaaaaaatatcagaGACTGCCATTTCTTTGCATGATGAAGCAGTCAATTCTTGGAACAATGTTAATTCTACCCTTGGCACCATCCAAGAAATAGCAAATGAAGAACATACAGCCAAAGAAGTTGTACAAAATGCAACAATGGCTCTTTCATTAGCTGAGGCAAGGCTTCAAGTAGCCATAGAATCTTTGGAGGCTGCAAAAGAAGTTCCtgattcagcacaaggttctaATGAGAACAGTGGTGATAAGGACACGGTGGATGAGGAGCAAGCTCTTTTGGTTGCTAAAGAAGATATCAAGGAATGCCAGGCTAATTTAGCCAATTGTGAGGCAGAGCTGAGGCATTTGCAAGATAGAAAGGAGGAGTTGCAGAAGGAAGtgagcaaattgcaagaaattGCTGAAAAGGCTCAGCTGAATGCGGTGAAAGCTGAAGAGGATGTTACAAACATAATGCTTTTGGCAGAGCAAGCTGTCGCCTTTGAACTTGAGGCTACAAAACTTGTAAATGATGCAGAGATTGCCCTACAGCGAGCAGATAAGTCTAATTCTAATTCAAATGCTGATACCATAGAATCTACACAAGCACAAGATGTTGTTGTGGCTGTTCCTGAAGAGGAGAAAGTGGTTCAAGGTTTTTCTGGTGATGTTGAAAGAGACAGAGATTTGGCAATTGACGACGAATCTGTGCTTGCCAATTTATCACCTGAAACACTATCTGATAAAACCAGCCAAGTTTTGGAAGACAAAACACAGTCTGATTATTTAAGTGATAATGAGAATGCTGTGCAAACAAAAAAGCAGGAAATACAGAAAGATTTGACCAGAGATAGTTCACTAGCTCCCAAGGCATTATTGAAAAAGTCTTCTCGATTCTTTTCTGCATCATTCTTCTCTTCTGCTGAAGATGGGACTGAGTTCACACCCGCATCAGTCTTCCAGAGCTTTGTATTATCTGTACAGAAGCAGTTGCCCAAGCTGATATTTGGGTTATTGTTAATGGGAGCAGG GGTTGCCTTCTATTCTAATAGAGTGGAGAGGAATGCTCAGCTGCTTACAcaggcagatgttattatgacCAGTGTTGAAGAAGTTTCCTCTAGTGCAAAGCCTCTGTTTAGACAACTTCAGAAACTccccaagaaaatcaagaaaatCATTGCATCATTACCTCATCAAGAG GTGAACGAGGAAGAAGCCTCCCTCTTTGACATCCTCTGGTTATTACTTGCAAGTGTTATATTTGTgccaatatttcaaaaaatcccTGGAG GCAGTCCTGTTCTTGGCTACTTGGCTGCCGGTATCTTGATTGGGCCTTATGGTCTCTCTATCATTCGTCACGTTCATGGGACAAAAGCAGTAGCTGAATTTGGAGTTGTTTTTCTTCTATTCAATATTGGCCTGGAG CTCTCTGTTGAAAGGCTTAGTTCAATGAAGAAATATGTCTTTGGATTAGGCTCTGCACAG GTGTTGGCAACTGCTGTAGCTGTCGGCTTGATGGCTCATTATATTTGCGGCCAAGCTGGTCCCGCTGCTATTGTCATTGGGAATGGCCTAGCATTATCATCCACTGCTGTTGTTCTGCAG gtGTTGCAGGAGAGAGGCGAGAGCACTTCACGGCATGGCCGAGCTACTTTTTCTGTGTTACTTTTTCAG GATCTGGCTGTCGTGGTCTTGCTAATACTCATACCTCTTATTTCTCCTAATTCTTCCAAAGGAGGG GTTGGTTTTCAAGCTATTGCTGAAGCACTTGGACTGGCTGCTGTTAAGGCAGCAGTTGCCATCACTGCTATAATTGCAGGGGGACGTTTG CTCCTTCGACCAATATACAAGCAGGTTGCAGAAAATCAAAATGCAGAAATTTTCTCAGCCAATACACTCCTTGTTATTCTTGGCACAAGTCTTCTTACAGCCAGA GCAGGACTTTCCATGGCATTGGGAGCATTTTTGGCTGGTTTACTACTGGCAGAAACTGAATTTTCCTTACAGGTTGAATCTGATATTGCTCCTTATCGTGGCCTTCTTTTGGGGCTCTTCTTTATGACG GTTGGAATGTCAATTGATCCAAAACTTCTTGTTTCAAACTTCCCAGTCATTACGGGCACACTAGGACTCTTAATATGTGGCAAGACTATCTTGGTTTGTTTGATAGGTAGAATGTTTGGGATTTCACTCATTTCTGCCATCAGAGTTGGTCTACTTCTTGCTCCTGGTGGGGAGTTTGCATTTGTGGCTTTTGGTGAAGCTGTTAATCAG GGCATAATGTCTTCCCAGCTGTCATCTTTGCTGTTTCTTGTTGTGGGCATTTCAATGGCCATCACACCATGGCTAGCTGCAGGAGGCCAGCTGATTGCTTCCCGCTTTGAGCAGAATGATGTTAGAAGTTTATTACCTGTAGAAAGTGAG ACAGATGATCTGCAAgatcatataattatttgtgGATTTGGACGAGTTGGCCAG ATCATTGCCCAACTTCTTTCAGAGCGTCTTATTCCATTTGTCGCACTAGATGTAAGAAG TGATAGAGTGGCAGTTGGGCGTGCTTTGGATCTCCCTGTGTACTTTGGAGATGCTGGTAGTAGAGAG GTCCTACATAAGGTTGGGGCTGAAAGGGCATGTGCTGCAGCAATAACTCTTGATACGCCTGGTGCAAATTATAGAACAGTTTGGGCTTTAAGCAAGTACTTCCCAAATGTGAAGACTTTTGTTCGTGCCCATGACGTTGATCATGGATTGAATTTAGAAAAGGCTGGAGCTACTGCT GTTGTCCCAGAGACCTTGGAACCAAGTCTTCAACTAGCAGCTGCTGTGCTTTCTCAG GCTAAACTCCCTACGTCGGAGATTGCAGCTACTATAAATGAATTCAGATCTCGACATCTGGCTGAGCTCACTGAG CTGTGTGAAGCAAGTGGAAGTTCTCTTGGTTATGGATTTAATAGAATTATGAACAAACCCAAATCTCCATCCCCAGATTCATTAGATGAGACCCCTGTCTCCGAAGGGACACTAGCAATATGA
- the LOC114425240 gene encoding uncharacterized protein LOC114425240: MAPKSMEPHDEAEEDLELERLESDLKQMAHKILDYRTTLPDQLNSTLRSILDAQRPFLSPGASEQNISREESSSAPEDPETAKILKLLNEKISSNCSAMPIVLKRMKDCIARIEKFDSYNDAMIHPAFKRKKTG; the protein is encoded by the exons ATGGCTCCCAAATCGATGGAACCTCACGACGAAGCTGAAGAAGACttggagttggagaggttggagTCTGATTTGAAGCAAATGGCGCACAAGATTCTCGATTACCGAACAACGCTTCCAGATCAGCTCAACTCCACGCTCCGTTCGATTCTCGATGCCCAGAGACCCTTTCTTTCACCGG GTGCATCAGAACAAAACATTTCTAGAGAAGAAAGTTCATCTGCTCCAGAAGATCCAGAGACTGCCAAGATACTAAAATTGCTGAATGAAAAGATCTCAAGCAATTGCTCTGCTATGCCAATTGTTTTGAAAAGGATGAAAGACTGCATTGCAAGAATTGAGAAGTTTGACTCATACAATGATGCAATGATACATCCGGCcttcaaaaggaagaagactGGATAG
- the LOC114425241 gene encoding bifunctional protein FolD 4, chloroplastic-like: MASSVFFTHSHCYSSKPSSLVFRLHRQVGLGPTSLGFSSSHVAPVAVMATDSSFKVIDGKSVAKQIRDEITAEVSRMRESIGVIPGLAVILVGDRKDSATYVRNKKKACESVGINSLEANLPENSTEEEVLNYIAGYNDDPSVHGILVQLPLPSHMNEQNILNAVRIEKDVDGFHPLNIGRLAMRGREPLFVPCTPKGCIELLHRYNVSIKGKRAVVIGRSNIVGMPAALLLQREDATVSIVHSRTSNPEEIIRQADIIIAAVGQANMVRGSWIKPGAVIIDVGINPVEDPNSPRGYKLVGDVCYEEAIRIASAVTPVPGGVGPMTIAMLLQNTLISAKRVHNFE; encoded by the exons ATGGCTTCTTCGGTGTTCTTTACTCACTCCCATTGCTACTCTTCTAAACCTTCTTCTCTCGTTTTCCGCCTCCACCGCCAAGTTGGTCTGGGTCCCACCTCTCTCGGATTCTCTTCTTCTCATGTTGCCCCCGTTG CTGTTATGGCTACAGATTCTTCTTTTAAGGTGATTGATGGAAAATCTGTAGCAAAGCAAATCAGAGATGAGATAACGGCTGAAGTCTCCAGGATGAGAGAATCCATTGGTGTGATTCCTGGGTTGGCTGTAATTCTTGTCGGGGATAGGAAGGACTCTGCAACTTATGTGCGTAACAAGAAGAAGGCTTGTGAATCTGTTGGAATCAATTCTTTGGAAGCAAATCTGCCTGAGAATTCCACAGAAGAAGAAGTTTTGAACTATATTGCAGGCTACAATGATGATCCTTCAGTTCATGGCATCCTCGTTCAGTTACCCTTACCTTCG CATATGAATGAGCAGAACATCTTGAACGCTGTCAGGATTGAGAAGGATGTAGATGGTTTTCATCCGTTAAATATTGGTCGTCTTGCCATGCGTGGAAGAGAACCTCTGTTTGTTCCTTGTACACCAAAGGGATGCATAGAGCTACTGCACAGATACAATGTTTCTATTAAAGGAAAGAGGGCTGTTGTGATTGGTCGGAGCAATATTGTTGGAATGCCAGCTGCTCTCTTGCTTCAA AGGGAAGATGCTACTGTCAGTATTGTCCATTCTAGAACCAGTAACCCCGAAGAGATCATAAGACAGGCAGATATTATCATTGCTGCTGTTGGGCAAGCAAACATGGTGAGGGGAAGCTGGATAAAGCCTGGTGCAGTCATTATTGATGTTGGAATCAACCCGGTAGAG GATCCAAATAGCCCCCGAGGTTACAAACTGGTGGGAGATGTTTGTTATGAAGAAGCCATAAGAATTGCCTCTGCTGTTACACCAGTTCCTGGAGGAGTTGGTCCAATGACCATAGCAATGCTTCTACAAAATACACTCATCTCTGCAAAGAGGGTGCACAATTTTGAATAA